The following are from one region of the Paenalkalicoccus suaedae genome:
- a CDS encoding efflux RND transporter permease subunit, whose translation MNLTNFSIKRPIFTLVTMALFLLLGVVSLTNIPLKLIPDIDAPIAAVVTSYDNASPQEVVDGVSRPMENSLSTISGLNNISTISMEGSSLTILEFSWTTSIDDVENDIITAMNQTPLAQGAGTPQFLKFDPSQFPIIQLSLSTLDDTNLDNLVQQMEQQLLRIDGVASIDLLGDAVDEIEVSLNQELLEENGLDQADIVQAIQANNVTAPGGVVSDENNREISTRVLFDMVSVEDIQTIVLASDPETGETTTIDDVADVAIGPEPSDVITRTNQDDAILLSVQQQADANTAQVSRDFIAELDELLEESTYSSIDSAVLFNQGEFIDSAIQNVSLALVGGGLIAMAVLFLFLRSFKTPLLIGIAIPFSVIVTFVLLFFTNFSLNIMTLGGLALGIGMLVDNSIVVIENIYRHLAMKKSPKEAAADGAKEVAGAITASTLTTVSVFLPVVFISGIVGNLFREFALTVAFSLLASLLVALTVVPMIASRWLKRPKENEEAKRRDSSFIRFFDRSTRWSLKNRIVIFLTTLGLLIAGGVGITTVGTEFLPASDESFFTINVENETGTPLDDTFTDVQEIEEILDGRAEIDNYTSVTGSSGQDGPMGQNSVGNEAVIYVTLVPVSERNASTADFAETIRRDAERAAPDADVSISIDASFGGEPNTYSFDLSDPNPVRLQETADELLAEFDSMNEFTEVSNSFEETIPELQILVDSEAARDVGLTPAQIADSVDTKTRGALATQVVTEENDIYEVNVRYQDEFIDTSTALEELLIRAGDGTFIPLSDVATLEEGTSPETINRINQEESIQFSLTYRSDFNLGEIDTLVTDAIDRVDVPDEATVSLTGDQQLLNDAIGDLTLALILAVVFVYFVLAAQFESLKYPFVIMFTVPLVIIGVTIGLTVTQTPISVTAFIGFIVLVGIVVNNAIVLVDYINKRKESGLKSYDAIIEGVKDRARPIFMTASTTILALVPLALGIGEGSEIQQPLAITVIGGMISATFLTLFLIPVVYSFFDRDTRNLNKKYVTPDGQIVPAYLLEERTSKEQEEKRHFIETATSTEEYYKDSSEVPDESFEESMPKDVEDIPYEGSIYDDQEQKEYDQTGKKHSDTASNMSKEELLGLLEEIVKRNSKK comes from the coding sequence ATGAATCTAACTAACTTTTCGATTAAACGGCCAATTTTTACATTAGTAACGATGGCGCTATTTTTACTTTTAGGAGTGGTCTCGCTCACCAATATACCACTCAAACTTATTCCGGATATCGATGCACCAATTGCTGCGGTAGTCACAAGCTACGATAATGCCTCACCTCAAGAAGTCGTTGACGGAGTGTCTAGACCGATGGAGAATAGCCTTTCTACGATATCTGGTCTAAACAATATTAGCACCATCTCTATGGAGGGTTCTTCACTTACCATTCTGGAGTTCTCATGGACGACCTCCATTGATGATGTGGAGAACGATATTATCACTGCAATGAATCAAACACCCCTTGCTCAGGGAGCGGGTACGCCACAGTTTTTGAAGTTTGATCCATCGCAATTCCCAATTATTCAACTATCTCTATCAACGTTAGATGATACGAACTTAGATAATCTCGTACAACAGATGGAGCAACAACTACTCCGAATCGATGGGGTAGCAAGTATTGATCTTCTAGGAGATGCTGTTGATGAGATTGAAGTATCACTCAATCAAGAGTTACTTGAAGAGAATGGACTAGATCAAGCAGATATTGTCCAAGCCATCCAAGCTAATAATGTCACTGCTCCAGGAGGAGTTGTTTCTGACGAGAACAATCGTGAGATTAGCACGCGAGTTCTTTTTGATATGGTTAGTGTAGAAGACATACAAACGATCGTTCTAGCCAGTGACCCAGAGACTGGAGAAACGACTACCATTGATGACGTAGCTGATGTTGCGATCGGACCTGAGCCATCAGATGTTATCACCAGAACGAATCAAGACGATGCGATTTTACTTAGCGTACAACAACAGGCGGATGCAAATACTGCTCAAGTATCGAGAGATTTCATCGCGGAATTAGATGAGCTCCTTGAAGAGTCCACCTATAGCTCGATCGATTCTGCTGTATTGTTTAATCAAGGCGAATTTATCGATTCAGCGATTCAAAATGTTTCCCTAGCATTAGTAGGTGGGGGACTAATCGCGATGGCCGTGCTATTCCTTTTCTTAAGAAGCTTTAAAACTCCTTTATTAATAGGTATTGCCATACCGTTTAGTGTCATTGTGACGTTTGTTTTGTTATTCTTTACAAACTTCTCCCTTAATATCATGACTCTCGGTGGACTAGCGCTCGGGATCGGGATGCTTGTTGATAACTCCATCGTAGTTATCGAAAATATATATAGACACTTGGCTATGAAAAAATCACCAAAAGAAGCAGCGGCAGATGGAGCCAAAGAAGTTGCTGGTGCGATTACTGCGAGTACATTAACCACGGTATCTGTATTTTTACCGGTTGTATTCATAAGCGGGATCGTCGGTAACCTCTTTAGAGAATTTGCTTTAACCGTTGCATTTAGTTTATTAGCTTCTTTATTAGTAGCTTTAACAGTTGTACCGATGATCGCAAGCAGATGGCTGAAGCGACCTAAAGAGAACGAAGAAGCTAAGCGGAGAGACTCTTCCTTTATTCGTTTCTTTGACCGTTCTACTAGATGGTCGTTAAAGAATCGTATTGTCATTTTCTTAACTACACTAGGTCTATTAATAGCTGGTGGAGTTGGAATTACGACGGTCGGTACAGAGTTCCTACCTGCCTCTGACGAAAGCTTCTTTACGATTAACGTAGAGAACGAGACAGGTACGCCATTAGACGATACATTTACAGATGTTCAGGAAATTGAAGAGATTTTAGATGGACGAGCGGAAATTGATAATTATACAAGTGTTACTGGTTCAAGTGGACAAGATGGTCCAATGGGACAGAATTCGGTCGGTAATGAAGCAGTCATTTATGTTACATTAGTTCCTGTTTCAGAACGAAATGCCTCTACTGCTGATTTTGCAGAGACGATTAGACGTGATGCTGAGAGAGCAGCACCAGATGCTGACGTAAGTATTTCCATTGATGCATCCTTTGGTGGGGAGCCTAATACGTATAGCTTTGATTTAAGTGACCCTAACCCAGTAAGACTGCAAGAGACAGCTGATGAACTACTTGCAGAATTTGATTCAATGAATGAGTTTACGGAAGTATCAAACTCGTTTGAAGAAACAATTCCAGAACTGCAGATTTTAGTAGATAGTGAAGCGGCTCGTGATGTTGGTCTCACTCCAGCTCAAATTGCAGACTCTGTTGATACGAAGACAAGAGGGGCGCTTGCCACTCAAGTGGTGACAGAGGAAAACGACATTTATGAAGTAAATGTTCGCTACCAAGATGAGTTTATTGATACTTCTACTGCGCTTGAAGAGTTGCTCATTCGAGCAGGAGATGGAACGTTTATTCCACTTTCGGATGTTGCTACTTTAGAAGAGGGCACTAGTCCTGAAACAATCAATCGAATCAACCAAGAAGAGTCGATCCAATTTTCTCTCACGTATCGCTCAGATTTTAACCTAGGAGAAATCGACACACTTGTTACAGATGCCATTGATCGCGTCGACGTTCCAGATGAAGCGACAGTATCTCTAACAGGAGATCAACAGCTTTTAAACGATGCTATTGGAGATCTTACACTAGCTCTTATATTGGCAGTTGTGTTTGTCTACTTCGTATTAGCAGCACAGTTTGAGTCACTTAAGTATCCATTTGTCATTATGTTTACAGTACCTCTTGTTATCATTGGTGTAACAATTGGTTTGACAGTTACGCAAACACCGATTAGTGTGACGGCCTTTATAGGCTTCATTGTACTGGTGGGGATTGTAGTAAATAACGCTATTGTTCTCGTGGATTACATTAATAAGCGTAAAGAGAGTGGTTTAAAGAGTTATGATGCAATCATTGAGGGAGTAAAAGATCGTGCTCGTCCAATATTTATGACAGCATCTACAACTATTTTGGCTCTCGTACCATTAGCTCTTGGAATTGGAGAAGGATCTGAAATACAGCAGCCTCTAGCTATAACCGTTATTGGCGGTATGATCAGTGCAACCTTCTTAACACTATTTTTAATTCCAGTTGTGTATAGCTTCTTTGACCGAGACACACGTAACTTGAATAAAAAATATGTGACACCAGATGGACAAATTGTTCCGGCGTACTTATTAGAAGAGCGTACGTCAAAAGAGCAGGAAGAAAAACGTCACTTTATCGAAACAGCAACAAGTACGGAAGAGTACTATAAAGACTCGTCAGAAGTTCCAGACGAGAGCTTTGAGGAATCTATGCCGAAAGACGTCGAAGATATTCCTTATGAAGGAAGTATCTACGATGATCAAGAACAAAAAGAGTATGATCAAACTGGAAAGAAGCACTCCGATACGGCATCTAACATGTCTAAAGAAGAGCTTTTAGGATTACTTGAAGAAATAGTGAAGAGAAATTCTAAAAAATAG
- a CDS encoding MarR family winged helix-turn-helix transcriptional regulator, with amino-acid sequence MKKEDQLEQIQQQIIDISLTLTHRFGHQPENNLSPNQQLLLYLLHAKDLKHVKELAHYMNLSASAVSQMAAKLEQQGLLKREVDPQNRRNTILTLDEEGVSTISRMLERRQTIFSDYFAKLPNQDITSICEALEKLRTIILNHQEEGDRHESN; translated from the coding sequence ATGAAAAAAGAGGACCAGTTGGAGCAAATACAGCAGCAGATCATCGACATTAGTCTTACGTTAACACATCGATTTGGACATCAACCAGAAAATAATTTGTCGCCTAATCAACAGCTACTGCTTTATTTGTTACATGCAAAAGATCTTAAACATGTGAAGGAATTAGCACACTACATGAACTTATCAGCAAGTGCAGTAAGCCAAATGGCTGCAAAACTAGAGCAACAAGGTTTACTTAAACGTGAAGTTGATCCTCAAAATCGTCGTAATACAATTTTAACTCTTGACGAGGAGGGAGTATCGACTATATCTAGGATGCTTGAGCGAAGACAAACGATCTTCTCCGACTATTTCGCAAAGCTACCAAACCAAGATATAACATCCATATGCGAAGCATTAGAAAAACTTCGCACCATTATTTTGAACCATCAGGAGGAGGGAGACCGTCATGAATCTAACTAA
- a CDS encoding putative bifunctional diguanylate cyclase/phosphodiesterase, whose translation MNRKNTSLEEWLIDQVHNEEISTLYTFLTMLESISSILVINQLDEIVFCSESYATKMQAKPSDLVDYSYMNLLSDDMSMEQIDQVEHFINDNSSEMALAIHSFNSNQITFETKVFPLQLKDISYRIITHHDVSGLMKAQETIEELVKVDVLTGLRNRLQLEHDIESLIKNDNPFAVMYIDLDRFKYYNDTLGHYTGDKLILEISRELQKFENAFTDVYRYGGDEFIILLQKIKLDGAARRLTDRLLSRFKSMFVIAEQELFVTASIGISVFPTHSDTKEMLIQQAEQAMQFAKEQGKNGAQQFKSGLRTKYDEKLKIEKRLRRAVRKKLFTLVYQPQLDLIKQRVIGVEALLRWEDEELGHVSPLTFIPIAEETGLIIHLGDWVLEEACLQAKKWSEEGLELRMGVNISPQQFQRPDFVNKVKQTISKVGLAPRLLDLEITENDLLYNRSECIRTLHRLKEEGICISIDDFGTGYSSLSYLRQFPVDTLKIDKSFIKEVIINKKDQAIVTSIIQLAHNMKMKVVAEGVENIDTLPFLTERHCDEMQGYLYSKPLVAERVKAYLEAKNPQLLLA comes from the coding sequence ATGAATAGGAAAAATACATCTTTAGAGGAATGGCTCATAGATCAAGTACATAATGAAGAAATCTCTACTCTTTATACATTCTTAACTATGCTTGAATCAATTTCGTCTATACTTGTAATAAATCAGCTTGATGAAATAGTGTTTTGTAGTGAAAGCTATGCAACTAAAATGCAAGCTAAACCAAGTGATTTAGTAGACTATTCGTACATGAATTTATTAAGTGATGATATGTCAATGGAGCAGATCGATCAAGTCGAGCATTTCATTAATGACAACTCATCAGAAATGGCTCTAGCTATTCATTCTTTTAATTCCAATCAAATAACTTTTGAAACGAAAGTGTTTCCACTTCAATTAAAAGATATATCTTACCGCATAATTACTCATCATGACGTTTCAGGATTGATGAAAGCTCAAGAAACTATAGAAGAGCTTGTCAAAGTAGACGTTCTGACAGGACTTCGTAACAGATTGCAATTGGAGCACGATATAGAAAGCTTAATCAAGAACGACAATCCTTTTGCTGTTATGTATATTGATCTCGACCGATTTAAATATTATAACGACACGTTAGGGCATTATACAGGTGATAAGTTAATTTTAGAAATATCTAGAGAGCTACAAAAGTTTGAGAACGCCTTTACCGATGTTTACCGCTACGGAGGAGACGAATTTATTATTCTCTTACAAAAAATCAAACTTGATGGCGCAGCTAGGCGTCTCACGGATAGACTTCTTAGTAGGTTCAAATCCATGTTTGTCATTGCGGAACAAGAATTGTTTGTCACAGCATCAATAGGGATCTCAGTCTTTCCGACTCACTCAGATACAAAAGAAATGCTTATCCAACAAGCCGAACAGGCAATGCAGTTTGCAAAGGAACAAGGTAAAAATGGTGCACAACAATTTAAATCAGGATTGAGAACGAAGTATGATGAAAAGTTAAAAATTGAAAAAAGGTTGCGTCGCGCTGTACGAAAAAAATTGTTTACACTTGTCTATCAACCTCAGCTTGATCTAATTAAACAGCGAGTCATTGGAGTAGAAGCTCTACTTAGGTGGGAAGATGAAGAGTTAGGACACGTTTCTCCCTTAACATTTATTCCTATAGCCGAAGAGACTGGACTAATCATTCATTTAGGTGACTGGGTCTTGGAAGAAGCTTGTTTACAGGCAAAGAAATGGTCGGAAGAAGGACTCGAACTAAGAATGGGCGTTAACATATCCCCACAGCAGTTCCAGCGACCTGATTTCGTCAATAAAGTGAAGCAAACCATTTCAAAGGTAGGCCTCGCGCCAAGACTTTTAGATTTAGAAATTACAGAGAATGATTTACTCTATAATCGCTCAGAGTGCATTAGAACGTTGCACCGATTAAAGGAAGAAGGAATTTGCATTTCTATAGATGATTTTGGAACGGGCTATAGCTCCCTTAGCTACTTACGACAATTCCCAGTCGATACGTTAAAAATTGATAAGTCCTTTATTAAAGAAGTCATCATAAATAAAAAAGACCAAGCAATCGTAACATCGATCATTCAATTAGCTCACAATATGAAGATGAAAGTGGTCGCTGAAGGGGTAGAGAATATAGACACCCTTCCTTTTTTAACAGAAAGACACTGTGATGAAATGCAGGGATATTTATATAGCAAGCCGTTAGTAGCTGAACGTGTGAAAGCATACTTAGAGGCGAAAAACCCTCAGTTGTTACTTGCATAG